The Gopherus flavomarginatus isolate rGopFla2 chromosome 25, rGopFla2.mat.asm, whole genome shotgun sequence genome has a segment encoding these proteins:
- the DLX4 gene encoding homeobox protein DLX-4, whose protein sequence is MMTMSSLAESLLGPDPSKSAFLEFGHNHPPSPQAPPPSPSLAPGHYPLSGLHGSGHDGGPFAPYGRSVAYPYPGSAGGTHHPHHLHGSPYLAYQQSASVLGHRGRLEETEHEKTTVIENGEIRINGKGKKIRKPRTIYSSLQLQALNQRFQQTQYLALPERAELAAQLGLTQTQVKIWFQNKRSKYKKIMKQGSSAQEGEHFHNPASLSPCSPNLPPLWDVSMAGKGAPIPPSSYINSFGPWYQPHQQDAMPRPQMM, encoded by the exons ATGATGACTATGAGCTCCCTGGCCGAGAGCCTGCTGGGGCCGGACCCCTCCAAATCCGCTTTCCTGGAGTTCGGGCACAaccaccccccctcgccccaggcGCCGccgccctcccccagcctggctcctggcCACTACCCCCTCTCCGGCTTGCACGGCTCTGGCCACGACGGGGGCCCCTTTGCACCCTACGGACGGTCCGTGGCTTACCCGTACCCCGGCTCGGCTGGCGGCACCCACCACCCGCACCATCTCCACGGCAGCCCGTACCTGGCCTACCAGCAATCGGCCAGCGTCCTGGGGCACCGGGGCAGACTGGAGGAGACAG aGCACGAGAAAACCACCGTGATCGAGAACGGGGAGATCCGCATCAACGGCAAAGGAAAGAAAATCCGCAAGCCCCGCACCATCTACTCCAGCCTGCAGCTCCAGGCGCTCAACCAGCGCTTCCAGCAGACCCAGTACCTAGCCCTCCCGGAACGAGCGGAACTGGCCGCGCAGCTGGGACTGACCCAGACTCAG GTCAAGATCTGGTTTCAGAACAAACGCTCCAAGTACAAGAAGATCATGAAACAGGGCTCCAGCGCTCAGGAAGGGGAGCACTTTCACAACCCTGCATCCTTGTCCCCCTGCTCACCCAATTTACCCCCTCTCTGGGACGTTTCCATGGCTGGCAAAGGAGCCCCGATCCCTCCCAGCAGCTACATCAACAGCTTTGGACCTTGGTATCAACCACACCAGCAAGACGCCATGCCGAGACCACAGATGATGTGA